One genomic segment of Mycolicibacterium chubuense NBB4 includes these proteins:
- a CDS encoding NAD(P)/FAD-dependent oxidoreductase yields MAEVVVLGAGFAGLWAALAAARRVDELGSAAGAVRVTVISSLPYHDIRVRNYEADLRPCRIPLRELLDPVGVEHVAADVTGIDPESRTVTTSQGVRSYDRLVMALGSRVVRPAVPGLLEHGFDVDTFDAAAALQRHLAALAERPPTSASTTVVVVGAGLTGIETACEMPARLAQGFAGSACRVVLVDRNRHVGSDMGASARPVIEAALAANGVETRLDTGVAALTADAVTLSTGETLAASTVVWCAGMRANPLTADLGVELDHLGRVAVDDYLRVDGCGGVFAAGDVAAARMDDRHLSVMSCQHGRPMGRYAGYNVVSDLLSEPMLPLRIPWYVTVLDLGPAGAVYTEGWDRQVVASGAEAKAIKRTINGTRIYPPPGGSREQLLAAAAPALQSRPTAER; encoded by the coding sequence GTGGCCGAGGTGGTGGTGCTGGGCGCCGGGTTCGCGGGTCTGTGGGCCGCGCTGGCCGCCGCGCGGCGGGTCGACGAACTGGGTTCGGCTGCCGGTGCGGTGCGCGTCACCGTGATCAGCTCTCTGCCGTACCACGACATTCGCGTGCGCAACTACGAAGCCGACCTTCGACCATGCCGAATTCCGTTGCGCGAGTTGCTCGATCCGGTAGGGGTCGAACACGTCGCCGCCGATGTGACGGGCATCGATCCGGAGTCGCGCACCGTGACCACCAGCCAGGGGGTGCGCTCGTATGACCGGCTGGTGATGGCGCTCGGCAGCCGGGTGGTCCGGCCGGCCGTGCCCGGCCTGCTCGAGCACGGCTTCGACGTCGACACGTTCGACGCTGCCGCAGCGCTGCAGCGGCACCTGGCCGCCCTCGCCGAGCGCCCTCCCACCTCGGCGTCGACGACCGTCGTCGTGGTGGGCGCAGGGCTGACCGGCATCGAGACGGCGTGCGAGATGCCGGCGCGGCTCGCACAGGGGTTCGCGGGCAGCGCGTGCCGGGTCGTCCTGGTGGACCGCAATCGGCATGTCGGCTCGGACATGGGTGCTTCGGCGCGGCCGGTCATCGAGGCGGCGCTGGCGGCGAACGGCGTCGAGACAAGGCTCGACACCGGCGTCGCCGCGCTGACCGCCGACGCGGTGACGCTGTCGACGGGCGAGACCCTGGCCGCCTCGACGGTGGTGTGGTGCGCCGGCATGCGCGCCAACCCGCTCACCGCCGATCTCGGTGTCGAACTCGACCACCTTGGCCGGGTCGCCGTCGACGACTACCTCCGCGTCGACGGATGCGGCGGTGTCTTCGCCGCGGGCGACGTCGCGGCGGCGCGGATGGACGACCGTCATCTGTCGGTGATGTCGTGCCAGCACGGCAGGCCGATGGGCCGCTACGCCGGCTACAACGTCGTCAGCGACCTGCTGTCCGAACCGATGCTGCCGCTTCGGATTCCGTGGTACGTGACCGTTCTGGACCTCGGCCCTGCCGGGGCGGTGTACACCGAGGGCTGGGACCGGCAGGTGGTCGCCTCCGGCGCCGAGGCCAAGGCCATCAAGCGCACCATCAACGGCACGCGGATCTATCCGCCTCCCGGCGGAAGTCGGGAGCAACTCCTCGCCGCCGCCGCGCCGGCGCTGCAGTCGCGACCCACCGCAGAGCGCTGA
- a CDS encoding cupin domain-containing protein yields MQKVSIEALARQQLERATASGRNAADTVVGGHERVLRQTVIGMLAGAELGEHENPGEASVYVLKGSVRLVAGDEEWDARTGDLLRIPDVRHSLVALADSAVLLTVAKRP; encoded by the coding sequence ATGCAAAAGGTGTCGATCGAAGCGCTTGCCCGTCAGCAACTGGAACGGGCGACGGCCAGCGGCCGCAACGCCGCCGACACCGTCGTCGGGGGGCATGAGCGCGTCCTGCGCCAGACCGTGATCGGGATGCTGGCCGGGGCCGAACTCGGTGAGCACGAGAACCCCGGTGAGGCGTCGGTCTACGTGCTCAAAGGCTCGGTCCGATTGGTGGCCGGCGACGAGGAGTGGGACGCCCGCACCGGCGATCTGCTGCGGATCCCCGATGTACGTCACTCGCTTGTCGCGCTGGCGGATTCGGCGGTACTGCTGACGGTCGCCAAACGGCCCTAG
- a CDS encoding NADP-dependent isocitrate dehydrogenase, with amino-acid sequence MSDEQPTIIYTLTDEAPLLATYAFLPIVRTFTEPAGIDVETTDISVAARILAEFSDRLTDEQKVPDNLGRLGELTGDPSTNIIKLPNISASVPQLLAAIKELKGKGYDLPDWVGDPKNDEERETKERYAKVLGSAVNPVLRQGNSDRRAPKAVKEYARRHPHSMGEWSQASRTHVATMKKGDFYHGEKSMTLDKARKVKMVLTTTSGETIVLKPEVALDEGDVIDSMFMSKKALCEFFEEQIEDAYKTGVMFSLHVKATMMKVSHPIVFGHAVKVFYKEAFAKHQKVLDELGVNVNNGMSDLYDKIASLPASQREEIIQDIHAVHEHRPELAMVDSARGITNFHSPSDVIVDASMPAMIRLGGKMYGADGRTKDTKAVNPESTFSRIYQEMVNFCKTHGQFDPTTMGTVPNVGLMAQKAEEYGSHDKTFEIPADGVADIVDIDSGEVLLTQNVETGDIWRMPIVKDAAIRDWVKLAVTRARASGMTALFWLDTERPHEAELRKKVKEYLKDEDTEGLHIQIMPQVWAMRYTLERVIRGQDTIAVTGNILRDYLTDLFPILELGTSAKMLSIVPLMAGGGMYETGAGGSAPKHVHQLVEENHLRWDSLGEFLALGACFEDIGRKTDNKRAVLLGKTLDAAIGKLLENDKSPSRKTGELDNRGSQFYLALYWARELADQTDDKELADHFAALAKTLAENEDTIVGELNEVQGESVDIGGYYYPDRDKTTEVMRPSKTLNAALESAQG; translated from the coding sequence ATGAGCGACGAGCAGCCGACCATCATCTACACGCTGACCGACGAAGCGCCGCTGCTCGCGACCTACGCCTTCCTGCCGATCGTCCGGACCTTCACCGAACCCGCCGGCATCGATGTCGAGACCACTGACATCTCCGTCGCTGCGCGCATCCTCGCCGAGTTCTCCGACCGCCTGACCGATGAGCAGAAGGTGCCCGACAACCTCGGCCGGCTCGGCGAACTCACCGGCGACCCGAGCACCAACATCATCAAGCTGCCCAACATCAGCGCCTCCGTGCCGCAGTTGCTGGCCGCCATCAAGGAACTCAAGGGCAAGGGCTACGACCTTCCGGACTGGGTGGGCGACCCGAAGAACGACGAAGAGCGGGAAACCAAGGAGCGCTACGCCAAGGTGCTCGGCAGCGCCGTCAATCCCGTTCTGCGTCAAGGAAATTCGGACCGACGCGCCCCCAAGGCGGTCAAGGAGTACGCCCGCAGGCACCCGCACAGCATGGGGGAGTGGTCGCAGGCGTCGCGCACGCACGTCGCGACGATGAAGAAAGGCGACTTCTACCACGGTGAGAAGTCGATGACGCTGGACAAGGCGCGCAAGGTCAAGATGGTGCTCACGACCACGAGCGGCGAGACCATCGTGCTCAAGCCGGAGGTCGCCCTCGACGAGGGCGACGTCATCGACAGCATGTTCATGAGCAAGAAGGCGCTCTGCGAATTCTTCGAAGAGCAGATCGAGGACGCCTACAAGACCGGCGTCATGTTCTCGCTGCACGTCAAGGCCACGATGATGAAGGTGTCGCACCCCATCGTGTTCGGCCACGCGGTCAAGGTGTTCTACAAGGAGGCGTTCGCCAAGCACCAGAAGGTCCTCGACGAACTGGGCGTCAACGTCAACAACGGGATGTCCGATCTCTACGACAAGATCGCCTCGCTGCCCGCGTCGCAGCGCGAGGAGATCATCCAGGACATCCACGCCGTCCACGAGCACCGGCCCGAGCTGGCCATGGTCGACTCGGCCCGCGGGATCACGAACTTCCACTCGCCCAGCGACGTGATCGTCGACGCCTCGATGCCCGCGATGATCCGGCTCGGCGGCAAGATGTACGGCGCCGACGGCCGCACCAAGGACACCAAGGCCGTCAACCCCGAGTCGACCTTCTCGCGCATCTACCAGGAGATGGTCAACTTCTGTAAGACCCACGGCCAGTTCGACCCGACGACCATGGGCACCGTGCCCAACGTCGGCCTGATGGCGCAGAAGGCCGAGGAGTACGGCAGCCACGACAAGACGTTCGAGATCCCCGCCGACGGGGTCGCCGACATCGTCGACATCGACAGCGGTGAGGTGCTGCTCACGCAGAACGTGGAGACCGGCGACATCTGGCGCATGCCGATCGTCAAGGACGCCGCGATCCGCGACTGGGTCAAACTCGCCGTCACCCGGGCACGCGCCTCAGGCATGACCGCGCTGTTCTGGCTCGACACCGAGCGCCCGCACGAGGCCGAGCTACGCAAGAAGGTCAAGGAGTACCTCAAGGACGAGGACACCGAGGGCCTGCACATCCAGATCATGCCGCAGGTGTGGGCGATGCGGTACACGCTGGAGCGCGTGATCCGGGGGCAGGACACCATCGCCGTCACCGGCAACATCCTGCGCGACTACCTGACCGACCTGTTCCCGATCCTCGAGCTGGGCACCAGCGCCAAGATGCTGTCCATCGTCCCGCTGATGGCCGGCGGTGGCATGTACGAGACCGGCGCCGGCGGTTCGGCCCCCAAGCACGTCCACCAGCTCGTCGAGGAGAACCATCTGCGCTGGGATTCGCTGGGCGAGTTCCTCGCGCTCGGCGCGTGCTTCGAGGACATCGGCCGCAAGACCGACAACAAGCGGGCCGTGCTGCTGGGCAAGACCCTCGACGCGGCGATCGGCAAGCTGCTCGAGAACGACAAGAGCCCGTCGCGCAAGACCGGTGAGCTCGACAATCGCGGCAGCCAGTTCTATCTGGCCCTGTACTGGGCGCGCGAACTCGCCGACCAGACCGACGACAAGGAGCTGGCGGACCACTTCGCGGCGCTGGCCAAGACGTTGGCCGAGAACGAGGACACCATCGTGGGCGAGCTCAACGAGGTGCAGGGCGAGTCCGTGGACATCGGCGGCTATTACTACCCGGACCGGGACAAGACCACCGAGGTGATGCGCCCGAGCAAGACGCTGAACGCCGCGCTAGAGTCGGCCCAGGGGTAG
- a CDS encoding acyltransferase family protein — protein MAAPTPEPFPEPTAVRDRAVDVARLGALLVVVFGHCVLLLATIDSGGVHIANLIGAVPAVAPLTWVAQVMPLFFVAGGAAGSYSYRSEKTWGSWLFVRAQRLCRPAFFYLAAWSAGLLAVRLTLGEESAAGLGGESVALLWFLGVYLVTLAFVPALTRLRSVRGVATVLGCLIVAAAVMDALRFDTGDPGAGAPNFVIVWLIPVVIGVAYARRLLGPRLAAAIGSSALAAQIALAVFGPYDVSLVVTGAERVSNVAPPTALLALHCTWMACAFVVLAPRVARWAGRSRLWPAVVAGNRGAMTLYLWHIPAIAITAFGLHAVGLDAYDVAAPDFWWLLALRAVVFTPVMLVLLVVLAPLEHRRLPWWDGPVRAGGSRASAAGVLICVAGVALVLLARSGLDAPAGWTALGVFLAAGGAARLVASTPSGVTARKAPG, from the coding sequence ATGGCCGCGCCGACTCCCGAGCCCTTTCCCGAGCCGACGGCGGTTCGTGATCGCGCCGTCGACGTCGCGCGGCTCGGTGCGCTGCTCGTCGTCGTGTTCGGCCACTGCGTCCTGCTGCTGGCCACCATCGACAGCGGTGGTGTTCACATCGCCAACCTGATCGGTGCCGTGCCGGCCGTGGCGCCGCTGACCTGGGTCGCGCAGGTCATGCCGCTGTTCTTCGTCGCCGGCGGAGCGGCGGGATCCTACAGCTATCGGTCCGAAAAAACCTGGGGCAGTTGGCTTTTCGTTCGCGCGCAGCGCCTGTGTCGGCCGGCGTTCTTCTACCTCGCGGCATGGTCGGCCGGCCTGCTCGCGGTTCGACTGACCCTGGGAGAGGAGTCGGCGGCCGGTCTGGGTGGCGAGAGCGTGGCGCTGCTGTGGTTTCTCGGCGTGTACCTGGTCACGCTGGCGTTCGTGCCCGCACTGACCCGGTTGCGCTCGGTGCGCGGCGTTGCCACGGTACTCGGCTGCCTGATCGTCGCGGCCGCGGTGATGGACGCCCTTCGCTTCGACACCGGTGATCCCGGCGCCGGTGCGCCGAACTTCGTGATCGTGTGGCTCATCCCGGTGGTGATCGGCGTGGCGTATGCGCGCCGGTTGCTCGGGCCCCGGCTGGCCGCGGCAATCGGATCCTCGGCGCTGGCGGCGCAGATCGCGCTGGCCGTCTTCGGCCCCTACGACGTGTCATTGGTCGTCACCGGCGCCGAGCGCGTCTCGAATGTCGCTCCGCCCACTGCGCTGCTGGCTCTGCACTGCACGTGGATGGCCTGCGCCTTCGTGGTGCTGGCGCCCCGGGTGGCCCGGTGGGCCGGCCGATCGCGGCTCTGGCCCGCGGTCGTCGCGGGGAATCGCGGCGCGATGACGCTCTACCTGTGGCACATCCCCGCGATCGCGATCACCGCATTCGGTCTGCACGCCGTGGGCCTGGACGCCTACGACGTGGCCGCGCCCGACTTCTGGTGGCTCCTGGCGCTGCGGGCGGTGGTGTTCACGCCGGTGATGCTTGTCCTGCTCGTGGTCCTCGCACCGCTCGAGCACCGCCGGTTGCCGTGGTGGGACGGACCGGTGAGGGCCGGCGGCAGCCGCGCGTCGGCGGCCGGGGTGCTCATCTGCGTGGCGGGCGTGGCGCTGGTCCTTCTGGCGAGGTCTGGACTGGACGCACCGGCTGGCTGGACCGCACTCGGGGTGTTCCTCGCAGCCGGCGGCGCAGCGCGGCTCGTCGCCAGCACGCCGTCGGGCGTCACCGCCCGGAAGGCACCGGGGTGA
- a CDS encoding Fur family transcriptional regulator — protein sequence MFDDPDYAKALRSVALRVTRPRMAVMRAVEQHPHADTELIITASRQYLPDISRQTVYDALNALAATGLVRRIQPAGSVARYETRVGDNHHHMVCRSCGAIADVDCAVGEAPCLTASDADGALAGFEIDEAEVTYWGLCPDCSAAQTSSRSHQ from the coding sequence ATGTTCGATGATCCCGACTACGCGAAGGCGCTGCGGTCTGTGGCGCTGCGCGTCACGCGGCCGCGGATGGCGGTCATGCGTGCGGTCGAACAACATCCGCACGCCGACACCGAGCTCATCATCACCGCATCCCGTCAGTACCTGCCCGACATCTCCCGCCAGACCGTGTACGACGCGCTCAACGCGCTGGCCGCCACCGGACTGGTGCGCCGGATCCAGCCGGCGGGCTCGGTGGCCCGCTACGAAACCCGCGTCGGCGACAACCACCACCACATGGTGTGCCGCTCCTGCGGCGCCATCGCCGACGTCGACTGCGCCGTCGGCGAAGCGCCGTGCCTGACGGCCTCCGACGCCGACGGCGCCCTGGCGGGCTTCGAGATCGACGAAGCGGAGGTCACCTACTGGGGGCTCTGCCCCGACTGCTCCGCCGCGCAAACCTCCTCACGATCACACCAGTGA
- the katG gene encoding catalase/peroxidase HPI, protein MSSDTSDAKPPAAGASTQSSGSESENPAIRTPEPTAHRPLTNQDWWPEQIDVSKLHAHSSKGNPFGEDFDYAAEFAKLDPEALKADVMSVITTSQDWWPADYGSYAGLFIRMSWHAAGTYRIYDGRGGTGQGMQRFAPINSWPDNANLDKARRLLWPVKKKYGNKISWSDLLAYAGNVALESAGFQTFGFGFGRPDFWEPEEVIFGEEEEWLGTDKRYSGTNDSARDLEERYGATTMGLIYVNPEGPEGKPDPLAAAHDIRVTFGRMAMNDEETAALIVGGHTLGKTHGAGDGDLVGPEPEGAPIEQQGLGWKCAFASGKAGDTITSGLEVVWTPTPTKWSNAYLELLYGYEWELTKSPGGAWQFEAKDAEAIIPDPFGGAPRKPTMLVTDLSMRLDPIYGEITRRWLDHPEELNEAFAKAWYKLLHRDMGPVSRYLGPWVAEPQLWQDPVPAVEGELIGESDIATLKSKVLDSGLSVPQLVKTAWSAAASFRSTDKRGGANGGRLRLEPQRSWEANEPSELAKVLPVLEKIQQDFNAGGGKKVSLADLIVLAGSAAVEKAAKDAGYEVDVYFAPGRTDATQEDTDVDSFAVLEPRADGFRNYVRPGEKARLEELLLEKAYMLDVTAPEMTVLIGGLRALGANHGGTRHGVFTDKPGVLTNDFFVNLLDMGTEWKVSETTENVYDGVDRATGQKKWTATANDLVFGSHSILRALTEVYAQDDNAGKFVEDFVAAWVKVMNNDRFDLA, encoded by the coding sequence GTGTCATCTGATACATCCGACGCCAAGCCGCCTGCCGCCGGGGCGTCGACCCAGAGCAGCGGAAGCGAGAGCGAGAACCCGGCCATCCGGACGCCGGAGCCGACGGCGCACCGCCCCCTGACCAACCAGGACTGGTGGCCCGAGCAGATCGACGTGTCGAAGCTGCACGCGCACTCCTCCAAGGGCAACCCGTTCGGCGAGGACTTCGACTACGCCGCGGAGTTCGCCAAGCTCGACCCCGAGGCCCTCAAGGCCGACGTGATGTCGGTGATCACCACCTCCCAGGACTGGTGGCCCGCCGACTACGGCAGCTACGCCGGCCTGTTCATCCGGATGAGCTGGCACGCCGCCGGCACCTACCGCATCTACGACGGCCGCGGCGGCACCGGACAGGGCATGCAGCGTTTCGCCCCGATCAACAGCTGGCCGGACAATGCCAATCTGGACAAGGCACGGCGGCTGCTGTGGCCGGTGAAGAAGAAGTACGGCAACAAGATCTCGTGGTCCGACCTGCTGGCATACGCGGGCAACGTGGCGCTCGAGTCGGCCGGCTTCCAGACGTTCGGCTTCGGCTTCGGCCGGCCCGATTTCTGGGAGCCCGAAGAGGTGATCTTCGGCGAGGAAGAAGAGTGGCTCGGCACCGATAAGCGCTACAGCGGCACCAACGACAGCGCCCGGGATCTCGAGGAGCGCTACGGCGCCACCACGATGGGCCTCATCTACGTCAACCCCGAAGGCCCCGAGGGCAAGCCGGACCCGCTGGCCGCCGCCCACGACATCCGCGTGACCTTCGGCCGGATGGCGATGAACGACGAAGAGACCGCGGCGTTGATCGTCGGCGGTCACACCCTGGGCAAGACCCACGGCGCCGGCGACGGCGATCTGGTCGGACCGGAGCCCGAGGGCGCCCCGATCGAGCAGCAGGGCCTGGGCTGGAAGTGCGCGTTCGCCTCCGGCAAGGCGGGCGACACCATCACCAGCGGCCTGGAGGTGGTGTGGACTCCGACGCCGACCAAGTGGAGCAACGCGTACCTGGAACTGCTCTACGGCTACGAGTGGGAGCTGACCAAGAGCCCGGGCGGCGCCTGGCAGTTCGAGGCCAAGGACGCCGAGGCCATCATCCCGGATCCGTTCGGTGGTGCGCCGCGCAAGCCCACGATGCTCGTCACCGACCTCTCGATGCGGCTCGATCCGATCTACGGCGAGATCACCCGCCGCTGGCTGGACCATCCCGAGGAGCTCAACGAGGCGTTCGCCAAGGCCTGGTACAAGCTACTGCACCGCGACATGGGCCCGGTCAGCCGCTACCTCGGCCCATGGGTGGCCGAACCGCAGCTGTGGCAGGACCCGGTGCCCGCGGTCGAGGGCGAGCTGATCGGCGAATCGGACATCGCAACCTTGAAGAGCAAGGTGCTCGACTCCGGCCTGTCGGTGCCGCAGCTGGTCAAGACGGCGTGGTCGGCGGCGGCGAGCTTCCGCAGCACGGACAAGCGCGGAGGGGCCAACGGCGGGCGTCTGCGGCTGGAGCCGCAGCGCAGCTGGGAGGCCAACGAGCCGTCCGAGCTGGCCAAGGTGCTGCCGGTGCTCGAGAAGATCCAGCAGGACTTCAACGCCGGCGGCGGTAAGAAGGTCTCGCTGGCCGATCTGATCGTGCTCGCCGGTTCGGCGGCGGTCGAAAAGGCCGCCAAGGACGCGGGATACGAGGTCGACGTCTACTTCGCGCCCGGCAGGACCGACGCCACGCAGGAGGACACGGACGTCGATTCGTTCGCGGTGCTCGAGCCGCGCGCCGACGGCTTCCGCAACTACGTCCGGCCGGGGGAGAAGGCCCGGCTGGAGGAGCTGCTGCTGGAGAAGGCGTACATGCTCGACGTCACCGCTCCGGAGATGACCGTGCTCATCGGCGGTCTGCGCGCGCTGGGCGCCAATCACGGCGGCACCAGGCACGGCGTGTTCACCGACAAGCCCGGTGTTCTCACCAACGACTTCTTCGTCAACCTGCTCGACATGGGCACGGAGTGGAAGGTGTCGGAGACCACGGAGAACGTCTACGACGGCGTCGACCGCGCGACCGGCCAGAAGAAGTGGACGGCGACCGCCAACGACCTGGTCTTCGGCTCGCACTCGATCCTGCGTGCGCTGACCGAGGTGTACGCGCAGGACGACAACGCGGGCAAGTTCGTCGAGGACTTCGTCGCCGCCTGGGTGAAGGTCATGAACAACGACAGGTTCGATCTGGCCTGA
- a CDS encoding sulfate transporter — protein sequence MVRPSEVRISATVSPGYAHLSVSGTLDSSTYREVRDSVIKAALDEPTAVITEVSSLVVPCDSAWTAFTSARWHVSTWPDVPVLLVCGHAAGRAAIARSGAVRYVPVYPDQATAQGSVTDLYGVRRRAHAELFADLTSLRRGRRLVSAWLTAWDRPAMILTASTVATIFIENVLEHTSSRPVLLLEASDRRITVAVSDTSSSPAVRHEDAGSGAHTASGLAIAAALSRAWGCSPVAGGKTVWAVLGPENQL from the coding sequence ATGGTTAGGCCCAGCGAGGTCCGAATCTCAGCGACCGTGTCGCCGGGGTACGCCCACCTCAGCGTCTCCGGAACGCTGGACAGCTCCACCTACCGTGAGGTTCGTGACAGCGTGATCAAGGCTGCGCTGGACGAGCCGACGGCAGTGATCACCGAGGTCAGCTCGCTGGTGGTGCCGTGTGACTCCGCGTGGACGGCGTTCACCAGTGCCCGGTGGCACGTCAGCACCTGGCCGGACGTCCCGGTCCTGCTGGTGTGCGGCCACGCGGCCGGACGCGCGGCCATCGCCCGCAGCGGCGCGGTACGGTACGTCCCCGTCTATCCGGATCAGGCGACCGCGCAGGGCTCCGTCACCGATCTCTACGGCGTGCGGCGGCGCGCGCACGCCGAGCTGTTCGCCGATCTGACGAGTCTTCGGCGCGGCCGCCGGCTGGTATCGGCGTGGCTGACCGCGTGGGACCGGCCGGCGATGATCCTGACGGCGTCCACGGTCGCGACGATCTTCATCGAGAACGTACTGGAGCACACCTCGAGCCGTCCGGTCCTTCTGCTCGAGGCCTCGGATCGTCGAATCACCGTCGCGGTGAGCGACACCAGTTCGAGTCCCGCGGTCCGGCACGAGGACGCGGGGTCGGGCGCCCACACCGCCTCCGGCCTGGCGATAGCCGCGGCGCTGAGCCGCGCCTGGGGCTGTAGCCCCGTGGCAGGCGGGAAGACGGTGTGGGCGGTGCTGGGGCCGGAGAACCAGCTCTGA
- a CDS encoding chemotaxis protein CheB — translation MGGSAGGVEALTKAAAGLPEDLPYAVLMTLHLPAHGPSVLAQIIDRAGPLPAVSAEDGAPLRAGHIYTAVPGRHLLVRDHHIALSEGPTENGHRPAINALFRSAAVAFGPRAIGVLLSGVLDDGVLGLVAIRSRGGTTLCQEPADALFPTMPSNALRAGVVDQCAAASDIGRLLGKLAERDQAVRSSAPDPYMELENRIAMSERFAVDMDTEKLGPPSGFTCPDCSGSLQALGDDNYRCHIGHAWTAEALLSARDHEVQNALWIAVRSLDEKSRLAHRLRGQATSAAMRERFSTMASETEHALAVLRERLDLIENGSGPRDG, via the coding sequence ATGGGTGGCTCGGCAGGAGGCGTCGAGGCGCTGACCAAGGCTGCCGCGGGCCTGCCGGAGGACCTCCCGTACGCGGTCTTGATGACGCTGCACCTGCCCGCCCATGGTCCCAGCGTCCTGGCGCAGATCATCGATCGCGCCGGTCCCCTGCCGGCCGTGTCCGCCGAGGACGGGGCGCCGCTGCGCGCAGGCCACATCTACACCGCTGTGCCGGGCCGCCATCTGCTGGTCCGTGACCACCACATCGCGTTGTCGGAGGGGCCCACGGAGAACGGCCACCGCCCCGCGATCAACGCGCTGTTCCGCTCGGCAGCCGTCGCGTTCGGACCGCGCGCGATCGGGGTGTTGCTGTCCGGGGTGCTCGACGACGGCGTGCTGGGTCTGGTGGCCATCCGGTCGCGCGGCGGGACGACGCTGTGCCAGGAACCGGCCGACGCGCTCTTCCCGACGATGCCGAGCAACGCCCTACGGGCGGGTGTGGTCGACCAGTGTGCCGCCGCATCCGACATCGGCCGGCTACTCGGCAAGCTCGCCGAGCGCGACCAGGCGGTCCGGTCGTCGGCACCCGATCCGTACATGGAGCTGGAGAACCGCATCGCGATGTCGGAGCGGTTCGCCGTCGACATGGACACCGAAAAGCTCGGTCCGCCTTCGGGATTCACGTGCCCGGACTGCAGCGGCTCGCTGCAGGCCCTCGGCGACGACAACTACCGGTGTCACATCGGGCACGCGTGGACCGCCGAGGCGCTGTTGTCGGCGCGTGATCACGAGGTGCAGAACGCGCTGTGGATCGCGGTGCGCAGCCTGGACGAGAAGTCACGGCTGGCGCACCGGCTCCGCGGGCAGGCGACGTCGGCGGCCATGCGCGAACGCTTCTCGACGATGGCGTCCGAGACCGAGCACGCGCTGGCCGTTCTCCGTGAGCGTCTCGACCTCATCGAGAATGGCTCGGGGCCCCGCGATGGTTAG
- a CDS encoding glycosyltransferase: MKLALVGDLSGTAGPDCMGGTYDVASLASALARRGHDVRIHTASQNTSEATLGEIAGEFAVAPIPVEPSEFAEVDTVMPAIGEVARHLVGEWESHAPDVVHCYGWTYGMAAQLAARRKPTPTVQTFHGLATTARRHCGPESNSETAIQLETLLVKNATVVTAACTDDLREVIRMGCPRARASVLPAGIDVEDFDVVGTCAPRDDARQRIVALARDFSPHQGFGQLIRVLPSLPAAELVLIATNAADDIDAQRALGLASHIGVAGRVHLVNAVDEREVAALLRSADVVACPAPYDAHAEAALRAMACGAAVVAPESGGPRDAVVSEVTGLLVPPGSAEALNRALRSLLSQKVLRQGMGLAGRARARSRYSWDRVATDAEVAYQAAVRVEGMATASR, encoded by the coding sequence ATGAAACTCGCGCTAGTGGGTGATCTGTCCGGAACCGCCGGACCCGACTGTATGGGCGGCACGTACGACGTGGCCAGTCTGGCCAGCGCGCTGGCGCGCCGGGGCCACGACGTTCGCATCCACACCGCGTCCCAGAACACGTCCGAGGCGACGCTGGGCGAGATCGCCGGCGAGTTCGCCGTCGCACCCATCCCGGTCGAGCCGTCAGAGTTCGCGGAGGTTGACACCGTGATGCCCGCGATCGGCGAGGTGGCCCGCCACCTGGTGGGCGAGTGGGAGAGCCATGCGCCCGACGTGGTGCACTGTTACGGCTGGACCTACGGGATGGCGGCTCAGTTGGCCGCCAGGAGGAAGCCGACGCCCACGGTGCAGACGTTCCACGGTCTGGCCACCACTGCGCGGCGGCATTGCGGGCCCGAGTCGAACTCGGAGACCGCTATCCAACTCGAGACCCTACTGGTGAAAAACGCGACGGTGGTGACGGCCGCGTGCACGGACGACCTGCGGGAGGTGATCCGCATGGGGTGCCCGCGCGCGCGGGCGTCGGTGCTACCGGCCGGCATCGACGTCGAGGACTTCGACGTGGTCGGCACCTGCGCGCCGCGCGACGACGCGCGCCAGCGGATCGTCGCGCTGGCCCGGGACTTCTCCCCACACCAGGGTTTCGGCCAGTTGATCAGGGTGCTGCCGTCTCTGCCCGCCGCCGAACTGGTACTCATCGCGACGAACGCCGCCGACGACATCGACGCGCAACGGGCGCTCGGGCTCGCTTCCCACATCGGCGTGGCCGGCCGGGTACACCTGGTCAACGCCGTCGACGAGCGCGAGGTTGCGGCGCTACTGCGATCGGCAGACGTCGTGGCGTGCCCTGCGCCGTACGACGCGCACGCCGAGGCGGCCTTGCGAGCCATGGCGTGCGGCGCCGCGGTCGTCGCACCCGAGTCCGGGGGACCGCGCGATGCAGTCGTCTCCGAGGTCACCGGTCTGCTCGTACCACCCGGGAGCGCCGAGGCGTTGAATCGCGCGCTGCGCTCCCTGCTCAGTCAGAAAGTCCTGCGCCAGGGGATGGGACTGGCCGGCCGCGCCAGGGCCCGGTCGCGGTACAGCTGGGACCGTGTCGCCACCGATGCCGAGGTGGCGTACCAGGCGGCGGTGCGGGTCGAGGGCATGGCGACCGCGTCGCGCTGA